One region of Candidatus Poribacteria bacterium genomic DNA includes:
- a CDS encoding tetratricopeptide repeat protein translates to MKNIRLNPILIVLIINLVFTISLSQVSTAAEKWETNIRKDFTKVLREKKKPAEKHREFILKWQKQGRLATLLTLYETAKDNSQRQQSASPAMNAAFYYGLGYVHALGATKTDETFDTAVTYLQRALEIEPDLFWARFNLGGIYQQQGESDVGRSSQAYFQKSLAEFETCVRLNPNYYPVYYRIGDIHLKQQNYIEALQAFETARKLNRKWEYPQYGIGLVYLAQGETDRAREAFENITHQKKKFVPAYIKLGQVLATQGFFDDALTEYAKAAQHQPYAAQDLYELAVIFNEKGNTDGAIQLYQRTIETEPTHAQSHFALGEIFYTSGNTETALHHYQQALSVMPSLKDTFYEPLEPYFAGLMTPDQAMPIIEKAMFVLPNDPRSYFYAGTIEADAGNIEKAIQHYEKTIEIIEADASYLQVELPLGSFLDAYFKLGELHHQQGNIDTAIGYFKRALELNPELADRFIVQGQRAFDEENYQDAIEPLNIHLLLFPEDVSATYLLGQSYEANGDTDSAITFYERTLTLDPQRPDVLFKMVHIYRGREAHQQAVDTLKRLIEIAPETTEAHYLLALSYLSLKQPNDALPAFLETIRLRPDDVAAHYHTAILFEENGEIDNAIVHYEKTITLDTTLIENDIGRSLQTPMQGVKATEVEPFFRLGAIYRQRNDEDNILRIYQPALEIEPEHPEIHHLLAVIFEKRDERENAIRYYGLANHYNPDNFDWHYSYARLLDRHAETLGEDYHKHAEMAVNEYTTTIALNPDYVDAYFYRGMLTLRYRQIGKTLYRYSQILEDFKQVALFQPKNREANYNIGVIYLEIDRHRPAREAFERMLSYAPKYRGIHLHLGKIAEWEQAWKAAIKHYEAEAALIQQPAEKGDDIAAKTYQRLGELYYAHALDYNAAKETLEKALALDDTHVPTLLNYANNFFSMDLLGSAAEQFERVIQLAPDNLTANYNLALMYEYTEKSKQAKAQWKRFLELNPPEQWKIEAEKHLRQ, encoded by the coding sequence ATGAAAAACATACGCCTAAATCCCATACTGATAGTACTAATTATAAACTTAGTATTTACTATATCTTTATCACAAGTTTCCACCGCTGCAGAAAAATGGGAAACGAACATAAGGAAAGACTTCACAAAGGTCCTCCGAGAAAAAAAGAAGCCTGCCGAGAAACACCGCGAATTTATCCTGAAATGGCAAAAACAGGGACGACTCGCCACACTCCTAACGCTCTATGAAACAGCAAAAGATAATTCTCAGAGACAACAGTCCGCTTCTCCTGCAATGAACGCCGCATTTTACTATGGCTTAGGATACGTCCACGCCCTTGGGGCTACGAAAACCGATGAAACCTTTGACACAGCGGTTACCTATCTACAACGCGCCCTCGAAATTGAACCAGATCTGTTTTGGGCACGTTTCAATTTGGGTGGCATCTATCAACAACAAGGCGAAAGCGATGTAGGGCGAAGCTCGCAAGCCTATTTTCAAAAATCACTTGCGGAATTTGAAACTTGCGTCCGTTTAAACCCGAATTATTACCCAGTTTACTATCGTATCGGTGATATCCACTTGAAACAGCAAAATTATATAGAAGCACTTCAAGCCTTTGAGACAGCACGAAAACTAAACCGGAAATGGGAATACCCACAATACGGTATCGGTTTAGTCTACTTGGCACAAGGCGAAACAGATCGCGCTCGCGAAGCGTTTGAAAACATTACACATCAAAAGAAAAAGTTCGTACCCGCTTACATCAAACTCGGACAAGTCCTCGCTACACAAGGTTTTTTCGATGACGCCCTAACAGAATACGCCAAAGCCGCACAGCATCAACCTTACGCCGCGCAAGACCTTTACGAACTCGCGGTTATCTTTAATGAAAAAGGCAATACGGATGGCGCGATTCAGCTCTATCAACGCACAATTGAGACGGAACCAACGCATGCGCAATCACATTTCGCGCTCGGAGAAATCTTCTACACCAGCGGCAATACCGAGACCGCACTACACCATTACCAACAAGCATTATCCGTCATGCCGAGTCTCAAGGATACTTTCTATGAACCGCTGGAACCTTACTTCGCAGGGTTAATGACACCCGATCAAGCGATGCCAATTATAGAGAAAGCGATGTTCGTCCTTCCCAACGATCCGCGTTCCTACTTTTATGCAGGCACTATTGAAGCCGATGCAGGCAACATCGAAAAAGCGATCCAACATTATGAGAAAACAATTGAAATAATTGAAGCCGACGCAAGTTATTTGCAAGTTGAGCTCCCCTTGGGGAGTTTCCTCGATGCTTATTTTAAACTTGGTGAACTCCACCACCAACAAGGGAATATAGATACAGCGATAGGTTACTTCAAACGCGCATTGGAATTGAATCCAGAGTTAGCCGACAGATTCATCGTGCAGGGACAGCGTGCTTTCGATGAAGAAAACTATCAAGATGCCATTGAACCTCTAAATATCCACCTGCTGCTATTTCCCGAAGATGTTAGTGCGACCTATCTTCTTGGGCAAAGCTACGAAGCAAACGGCGATACAGACAGCGCGATTACTTTTTATGAACGCACCCTGACATTAGACCCACAACGACCGGACGTGCTTTTCAAAATGGTGCACATATACCGTGGACGCGAAGCACATCAGCAGGCAGTTGATACCCTAAAGCGACTTATTGAGATCGCGCCTGAAACCACTGAAGCACACTACCTTTTGGCACTGTCCTACCTTTCGCTAAAGCAGCCTAACGATGCGCTACCCGCATTCCTCGAAACGATTCGGTTGCGTCCTGATGATGTCGCAGCACATTACCACACAGCAATTCTGTTTGAAGAAAACGGTGAGATAGACAACGCCATCGTGCATTACGAGAAAACAATCACGCTTGATACGACCTTGATTGAAAACGACATCGGGCGTAGCCTACAAACCCCGATGCAAGGGGTCAAGGCAACGGAAGTTGAACCCTTTTTCCGTCTCGGGGCAATCTATCGCCAACGCAACGATGAGGATAACATTCTTCGTATCTATCAACCCGCGCTGGAAATTGAACCCGAACATCCTGAAATCCATCATCTCCTCGCCGTTATCTTTGAAAAACGAGACGAACGTGAGAACGCAATCAGATACTACGGATTGGCGAACCATTACAACCCCGACAACTTCGATTGGCACTACAGTTACGCACGTCTACTCGACCGGCACGCTGAAACGCTCGGAGAGGACTATCACAAACACGCCGAGATGGCTGTTAACGAATACACCACAACTATTGCCCTGAATCCCGACTACGTGGATGCTTACTTCTACCGCGGAATGCTCACACTTCGCTATCGGCAGATTGGTAAAACGCTCTACCGCTACAGCCAAATTTTAGAGGATTTCAAACAAGTAGCACTCTTTCAACCCAAAAACCGCGAGGCAAACTATAACATCGGCGTTATCTATCTCGAAATTGACCGACACCGCCCCGCGAGAGAGGCTTTTGAACGCATGCTCTCTTACGCGCCAAAATATAGGGGAATCCACCTACATCTCGGAAAAATCGCAGAATGGGAGCAGGCATGGAAGGCGGCAATCAAACACTACGAAGCCGAAGCAGCACTGATTCAACAACCCGCTGAAAAAGGGGACGATATTGCCGCTAAGACGTATCAACGCCTCGGAGAGCTTTACTACGCCCACGCTTTGGATTATAACGCCGCGAAAGAGACTTTAGAGAAGGCACTCGCTTTAGACGACACGCATGTACCGACACTGCTGAATTACGCGAATAACTTCTTCAGTATGGATTTACTCGGTTCAGCAGCGGAACAGTTTGAACGCGTAATACAACTGGCACCGGACAATTTGACAGCGAACTATAACCTCGCATTAATGTATGAATACACAGAAAAAAGCAAGCAAGCAAAAGCACAATGGAAACGCTTCCTTGAACTCAACCCACCCGAGCAGTGGAAAATTGAGGCAGAAAAACACCTACGCCAGTAG
- a CDS encoding biotin--[acetyl-CoA-carboxylase] ligase, with product MDIKDFGATLQTSFIGRQIEHHSQVGSTNDIAIARGKAGAAEGTLVIAEHQTAGRGRYGRKWEAPPGKCLLVSVILRHRLLRDQVALPNLVGAIAIARALQTTHGLEAQIKPPNDVRIRQKKVAGVLTELAYDAQQHPFFVLGFGVNVNIGLEDFPPELRETATSVRIACEHSEDQNTEVCRASLLHATLRQLEDTYLQLKAGETDLIMKQFEELQEK from the coding sequence ATGGACATTAAGGACTTTGGCGCGACACTTCAGACTTCATTTATCGGACGCCAGATTGAGCATCACTCGCAAGTTGGCTCCACCAACGATATTGCAATCGCACGTGGCAAAGCAGGCGCGGCAGAGGGAACACTCGTCATCGCGGAACATCAAACCGCTGGACGTGGGAGATATGGCAGAAAATGGGAAGCACCACCGGGCAAATGCCTTCTTGTGTCAGTTATCCTGAGACACCGGCTGCTGCGTGACCAAGTCGCACTCCCGAATCTTGTGGGGGCAATCGCGATTGCACGCGCACTCCAGACAACACATGGACTTGAAGCGCAGATTAAACCGCCTAACGATGTCCGTATTAGACAAAAAAAGGTGGCGGGTGTGCTAACAGAACTCGCTTATGACGCGCAGCAGCACCCGTTTTTTGTCTTAGGTTTCGGCGTGAATGTCAATATCGGTTTGGAGGATTTTCCACCGGAATTGCGCGAAACCGCAACTTCTGTGCGGATAGCGTGTGAGCATTCTGAAGATCAGAACACCGAGGTCTGTCGTGCTTCGCTGCTACATGCGACACTCCGCCAGTTAGAAGATACCTATTTGCAGCTGAAAGCCGGTGAGACTGACTTAATCATGAAGCAGTTTGAGGAATTGCAGGAAAAATGA
- a CDS encoding DUF523 domain-containing protein encodes MKVVISACLLGVRCRYDGGDSRNESAIKQKETDDLIPVCPEEAGGLPTPRPPAEIVGGDGDDVLNGKAKVMTVDGTDVTAAYLKGAHYALHIAQSHSATQVILKAKSPSCGCGDIYDGTFSGTLTTGDGVTTALLKRHGITVTSM; translated from the coding sequence ATGAAAGTAGTGATTAGTGCCTGTCTTTTAGGCGTTCGCTGCCGATACGACGGTGGCGACAGCCGAAACGAATCAGCAATAAAACAGAAAGAGACGGACGATCTGATCCCCGTCTGTCCGGAAGAGGCGGGTGGGTTGCCGACACCGCGCCCGCCCGCAGAAATAGTCGGTGGCGATGGGGATGATGTCCTAAACGGTAAAGCAAAAGTCATGACTGTTGATGGGACAGACGTGACTGCGGCATATTTGAAGGGCGCACACTACGCCTTACACATTGCGCAATCACACAGCGCAACGCAAGTGATACTCAAAGCAAAGAGTCCGTCCTGCGGGTGCGGCGACATCTACGACGGCACTTTCTCAGGCACACTCACAACCGGCGACGGCGTAACCACTGCCCTCCTGAAACGCCACGGTATTACCGTTACTTCCATGTAG
- the trpC gene encoding indole-3-glycerol phosphate synthase TrpC, giving the protein MKWRTDRWNAHGSSNVLRYSARKIKKLILDTIIAHKQKELAAEQAQIPLARLEAAITNLPPTRDFRDAITGSGAVKLIAEVKKKSPSKGIIREDFHPVSIAETYVENGAAAVSVLTDKHFFAGELDYLRAIRDTVDVPLLRKDFTIDPYHIYQARVAGADAVLLIVAALTAAQLRTFMDVAASLSLACLVEVHTREELAIALEVEAQIIGINNRDLRTFHTDIATTFQLHEAIPADRVVVSESGIYSREDVVKLQEAGIHAMLVGESLMRSPDIGEQVRRLIS; this is encoded by the coding sequence ATGAAATGGAGGACGGATAGATGGAACGCACACGGCAGTTCAAACGTCCTTCGTTACTCCGCAAGGAAAATTAAGAAATTGATATTAGACACAATCATTGCACATAAACAGAAAGAATTAGCAGCTGAACAGGCACAAATACCACTTGCGAGGTTGGAAGCGGCGATTACGAATCTTCCGCCAACGCGGGATTTTCGGGATGCTATCACAGGGAGCGGGGCGGTCAAACTTATCGCAGAAGTGAAAAAAAAGTCGCCCAGTAAAGGCATTATCCGTGAGGATTTCCATCCGGTGTCGATTGCCGAAACCTACGTCGAAAACGGGGCAGCTGCTGTTTCCGTACTCACAGATAAACATTTTTTTGCGGGGGAACTCGACTATCTGCGCGCAATTCGCGACACTGTTGATGTGCCACTGTTAAGGAAAGATTTCACGATTGATCCATATCATATCTACCAAGCGCGTGTCGCGGGCGCGGATGCGGTCTTACTAATTGTAGCAGCATTGACAGCCGCACAGTTACGGACATTCATGGATGTCGCAGCGTCGTTGTCACTGGCATGTCTGGTGGAGGTGCATACACGTGAAGAATTGGCGATTGCGTTGGAGGTAGAGGCGCAGATTATCGGTATCAACAACCGTGATTTGCGTACATTTCACACAGATATTGCGACAACATTTCAGTTACATGAAGCGATCCCAGCGGATAGGGTTGTGGTGAGTGAAAGCGGTATCTATTCGCGTGAAGACGTAGTGAAGCTGCAAGAAGCCGGTATTCATGCGATGCTTGTCGGTGAGTCGTTGATGCGGAGTCCTGACATAGGAGAACAGGTTCGTCGTTTAATCTCTTAA
- the trpD gene encoding anthranilate phosphoribosyltransferase, whose translation MIREAIQQVMAGNDLTEAEMIETMNEIMEGKTTDAQIACFLTALRLKGETIEEITGAARVMRDKATPVPTKHSLVVDTCSTGGTGLSLFNISTTSAFVVAGAGVPVAKHGNRGVTRQSGSANVLMALGVNIEISPEHVGQCIDEGGIGFLFAPALHGAMKYAIGPRREIGIRTIFNALGPLTNPAGAQAQVLGVYAPELTETHANVLNNLGCRRAFVVHGDDGLDEITTTTTTRVSELRNGTVKTYTLDATAFGIPNAESAALLGGSPEENAEITVNILSGEKGPKRDIVVLNAGAAIVAGGKADNLDAGIELASESIDSGAALAKLEGLKRVSNNF comes from the coding sequence ATGATTCGAGAAGCGATTCAGCAGGTTATGGCAGGAAATGACTTAACCGAAGCAGAGATGATTGAGACGATGAATGAGATCATGGAAGGTAAGACAACAGACGCGCAGATCGCCTGTTTTCTTACGGCGCTACGGCTCAAAGGTGAGACAATAGAGGAGATTACGGGTGCTGCGCGCGTCATGCGTGATAAAGCTACGCCTGTTCCGACGAAGCACTCATTGGTTGTTGACACGTGTAGCACGGGTGGCACAGGTCTGAGCCTTTTCAATATCTCGACAACTTCCGCTTTCGTCGTTGCAGGAGCAGGTGTGCCGGTCGCGAAGCATGGAAACCGAGGCGTAACACGGCAGAGTGGCAGTGCGAATGTGCTAATGGCGTTGGGTGTGAATATTGAGATTAGTCCTGAACACGTTGGGCAATGCATCGATGAAGGCGGTATCGGGTTTCTGTTTGCCCCGGCATTGCACGGTGCGATGAAATATGCTATCGGACCGCGCCGAGAGATTGGCATCCGAACCATTTTCAATGCGTTAGGTCCGCTGACGAATCCGGCAGGTGCGCAGGCACAGGTGCTTGGCGTTTACGCGCCAGAACTCACTGAAACGCACGCCAATGTCTTGAACAACCTTGGATGTAGACGCGCCTTTGTCGTGCACGGAGATGACGGGTTGGATGAGATCACGACGACGACAACAACGCGTGTCTCTGAACTACGGAACGGTACTGTCAAGACTTACACGCTTGATGCAACGGCATTCGGAATTCCGAATGCAGAATCTGCTGCGCTCTTGGGGGGTAGCCCTGAAGAAAACGCTGAGATTACAGTTAATATTTTGAGCGGTGAAAAAGGCCCCAAACGCGATATTGTTGTGCTAAACGCTGGTGCCGCGATTGTTGCGGGTGGGAAAGCGGATAATCTTGATGCTGGCATTGAACTTGCGTCGGAATCTATTGATTCGGGTGCGGCACTCGCGAAATTAGAAGGACTCAAGCGCGTTTCAAACAATTTTTGA
- a CDS encoding phytanoyl-CoA dioxygenase family protein — MDTITDAAETAIFTPQHKEFVENNGYLLIKNALPADVVAEIDTAVDEVYAKEEAAGNLEAGGKLNLRNCITHHEAFLQLLDWQKTVPLAYGVLNWNVQMITSHLIVLPSKEEPPPKVKNRIGLHRDGGTSHAEMQEPHPRIMLKIAYAISDQSDPASGATVLVPGSNRLTGKPPTDPETGWARGAISMNVNAGDAFLFEQRTWHGIGHNWSGMPRKTIFMGYAYRWVKPMDYITMPDELVAKCNSIQKQLIGVVSDPMSYYIPQDQDVPLRATLNSEA; from the coding sequence ATGGATACTATAACTGACGCTGCCGAAACAGCCATCTTTACACCACAGCACAAGGAATTTGTCGAAAATAACGGGTATCTGTTGATTAAGAATGCCTTGCCCGCTGATGTCGTCGCGGAAATTGATACCGCTGTCGACGAGGTTTACGCCAAAGAAGAAGCCGCAGGGAATCTTGAAGCAGGCGGTAAATTGAATCTCCGTAACTGCATCACACACCACGAAGCATTCCTTCAACTCCTTGATTGGCAGAAAACCGTGCCACTCGCCTACGGCGTGCTGAATTGGAACGTACAGATGATTACATCCCATCTGATTGTACTGCCTTCAAAAGAGGAACCACCACCTAAAGTAAAAAACCGTATTGGCTTGCACCGTGACGGTGGGACATCACATGCCGAAATGCAGGAACCCCACCCTCGAATCATGCTTAAGATTGCTTACGCTATCAGCGACCAATCCGATCCCGCCTCTGGCGCGACTGTGCTGGTACCCGGAAGTAACCGATTGACAGGCAAACCCCCAACCGATCCAGAGACGGGCTGGGCACGCGGTGCTATTTCTATGAATGTCAATGCCGGAGATGCTTTCCTCTTTGAACAACGCACATGGCACGGTATCGGACACAACTGGTCGGGTATGCCGCGCAAAACCATTTTCATGGGATACGCCTATCGCTGGGTCAAACCGATGGATTATATCACGATGCCTGACGAACTCGTTGCCAAATGCAACTCGATCCAGAAGCAATTAATCGGGGTCGTCAGCGATCCGATGAGTTATTATATACCGCAAGACCAAGATGTACCGCTGCGCGCTACGCTCAATTCGGAAGCGTAA
- a CDS encoding DUF1080 domain-containing protein: MSQAENGIDLFNGKNMDGWLARGGAPQHEWDAAGSVALNPDDAKLLTTTTGEGIFFFFNDTATTEIYTEAEYGDCELHVEFMVPQGSNSGVYLMGRYEIQILDSWGETELRYGSCGGVYCRWIDNQPVDGVPPRVNASKPPGEWQTYDITFRAPKFDADGNKTANATFVKIVWNGQIAHEDVEVVGCTRGAMIEHEATAGPLMLQGDHGPVAFRNVVLKPA, encoded by the coding sequence ATGTCTCAAGCCGAAAATGGAATAGATCTTTTCAATGGTAAAAACATGGACGGTTGGCTTGCACGAGGTGGCGCGCCACAACATGAATGGGATGCTGCTGGCAGCGTCGCTCTTAACCCTGACGACGCAAAACTGCTCACAACGACAACCGGTGAAGGAATCTTTTTTTTTTTTAATGATACGGCGACCACCGAGATCTACACCGAAGCAGAATACGGTGATTGTGAACTCCACGTGGAGTTTATGGTACCACAAGGCTCTAACTCCGGCGTTTATCTCATGGGTAGATACGAAATCCAAATACTGGACAGTTGGGGTGAGACAGAACTGCGCTACGGCTCCTGTGGCGGCGTATATTGTCGCTGGATCGATAATCAGCCAGTAGACGGCGTACCGCCACGTGTGAACGCAAGCAAACCCCCAGGCGAGTGGCAAACGTACGACATCACCTTCCGCGCACCAAAATTTGATGCCGATGGCAATAAGACTGCAAATGCTACCTTTGTCAAAATCGTCTGGAATGGACAGATCGCCCATGAAGATGTTGAGGTCGTAGGCTGCACGCGCGGGGCAATGATAGAACATGAAGCCACCGCCGGTCCATTGATGTTACAAGGCGACCACGGGCCTGTTGCCTTCCGCAATGTTGTGCTCAAACCGGCTTAA
- a CDS encoding Gfo/Idh/MocA family oxidoreductase translates to MQKFKLGVIGAGGIVCRMHLPDLAQGTDFEISVIGGRREHRLKHQCQEFDIPRWTQDYDAIIADDALDAILVGTPHPLHVSWGVKALEAGKHVLMQKPLCGEMDEANQFVEAAEASGKTVMCLPHFNAAIYKIRQLIAENAIGRVSGARMRSSHGGPEIYYAEIRDIFGETGDDLWFFDAKQASVGALFDMGVYAVSSLVAMLGTFRRVTGFVSTFDKPTELEDVATLVLEMQSGGIVTAETSWCDPARTGEGSVHGTAGKLTMPGKDGAALSQLTPTSYTREHAPVDVKAIDCSDAAPSGMHAHFAEHIREGTQPPLSNVYTARHVTEILLAGLESSATGKAIELTTEAENCGNCSSPDCC, encoded by the coding sequence ATGCAAAAATTCAAACTTGGTGTCATCGGTGCAGGCGGTATCGTCTGCCGGATGCATCTTCCGGATCTCGCACAAGGCACTGATTTTGAAATTAGTGTCATCGGCGGTAGACGCGAACACCGTCTCAAACATCAATGTCAAGAGTTCGACATACCCCGCTGGACACAGGATTACGACGCAATCATCGCTGATGATGCGCTTGATGCAATACTGGTCGGCACGCCACATCCTTTGCACGTTTCGTGGGGTGTCAAAGCGTTGGAGGCAGGCAAGCATGTGCTCATGCAGAAACCGCTCTGCGGCGAGATGGATGAAGCAAATCAATTTGTCGAAGCCGCCGAAGCCAGCGGTAAAACGGTGATGTGCCTCCCGCATTTCAACGCCGCTATCTATAAAATTCGCCAATTAATCGCCGAGAACGCAATCGGGCGCGTATCCGGGGCGAGAATGCGAAGTAGCCACGGCGGACCTGAGATCTATTACGCAGAAATCCGCGACATCTTCGGGGAAACAGGCGACGATCTATGGTTTTTCGACGCGAAACAGGCAAGTGTCGGCGCACTTTTTGACATGGGCGTTTACGCCGTTTCCAGTCTTGTCGCTATGCTTGGTACCTTCAGACGGGTGACCGGCTTCGTTTCTACGTTCGACAAACCGACCGAATTAGAGGATGTCGCGACGCTCGTGCTCGAAATGCAATCAGGCGGAATTGTTACTGCCGAGACGAGCTGGTGCGATCCAGCACGCACGGGTGAGGGGAGTGTACACGGCACGGCAGGAAAACTCACGATGCCAGGTAAAGATGGCGCAGCACTTAGTCAATTGACCCCCACCTCTTACACGCGTGAACATGCACCCGTTGATGTTAAAGCGATTGATTGTTCAGACGCTGCACCGAGCGGGATGCACGCACATTTCGCCGAACATATCCGTGAAGGGACGCAGCCGCCACTCTCAAATGTTTACACGGCGCGGCACGTCACTGAAATTCTGCTTGCCGGACTTGAATCTTCCGCAACGGGTAAAGCAATCGAACTGACGACAGAAGCAGAAAATTGTGGAAATTGTTCGTCTCCGGACTGTTGTTGA
- a CDS encoding DUF5069 domain-containing protein has translation MFGRKKKQIPTISSGVAGPLGVLHLPRFWSKVLMDAKGVLHEDYPACGAGFDQMVLDGLGLDKDATLAYISDNLPSYPQFEAWVLEQSGGSLDQAAVDELNAAITGYNHDDDTRGSILGASGINDDGSILDAVNLNNLDDWYELHANLD, from the coding sequence ATGTTCGGAAGAAAGAAAAAACAAATTCCAACGATTAGTTCCGGGGTTGCGGGACCGCTTGGGGTGTTGCATCTCCCACGCTTCTGGTCGAAAGTGCTAATGGATGCCAAAGGTGTCCTCCATGAAGATTATCCCGCATGCGGCGCGGGCTTCGATCAGATGGTGTTAGATGGACTCGGACTGGATAAGGATGCTACACTGGCATACATTAGCGACAATTTGCCCTCTTATCCACAGTTTGAAGCGTGGGTCTTGGAACAGAGTGGCGGAAGCCTTGACCAAGCGGCAGTCGATGAACTGAACGCCGCGATTACGGGCTACAATCACGACGATGATACCCGCGGCAGCATTCTTGGTGCAAGCGGTATTAACGACGACGGCTCTATCTTAGACGCTGTTAATCTCAATAACCTTGATGACTGGTATGAACTTCACGCCAATTTGGATTAA
- a CDS encoding septum formation initiator family protein — protein sequence MRIFRPILFLIALALLVVSVRQFMNGYNDWQRAQLAEEAYRSEIRGLEAKRDRLKQRVEMLKNDELTKERLARKRLGYIRAGERKFKVVKPDAVK from the coding sequence ATGCGCATTTTTCGTCCTATCCTATTTCTGATTGCCCTTGCTTTGCTTGTGGTCAGCGTCAGACAATTCATGAATGGTTATAACGACTGGCAACGAGCGCAGCTCGCTGAGGAAGCCTATCGCTCCGAGATACGGGGATTGGAGGCTAAGCGCGATCGGCTAAAGCAACGTGTTGAGATGTTGAAGAATGACGAGTTAACAAAGGAACGGCTCGCCAGAAAACGACTTGGCTATATTCGGGCGGGTGAACGCAAGTTTAAAGTGGTTAAACCTGACGCTGTTAAGTGA
- the eno gene encoding phosphopyruvate hydratase, with protein MSEIIHIHAREILDSRGNPTVEVDVNLASGAFGRAAVPSGASTGEHEAVELRDKDANRYLGKGVQKAVENVNTVIAAALAGEDVFAQNEIDTAMCELDGTENKSRLGANAILGVSLAVAKAAADEVALPLYRYIGGSNAKELPLPMMNILNGGSHADNNVDIQEFMVMPAGAESFAEALRMGAEIFHSLKAVLQARNCNTAVGDEGGFAPDLGSNEEAIAVIIEAVERAGYVPGDDVLLALDAASSEFYNRDAGTYELKAEVQPTKSPEDMVAFYTGLCEKYPIISIEDGMDENDWEGWKHLTEAIGDKVQLVGDDLFVTNTTRLARGIEEQIGNSILIKVNQIGTLTETLDAIELARRFNYTAVVSHRSGETEDTTISDLVVATNSGQIKTGSLSRTDRVCKYNQLLRIEEELGDSAIFAGEKVFYNLADLR; from the coding sequence TTGTCAGAAATTATCCATATCCATGCACGCGAGATATTAGACTCGCGTGGTAACCCAACGGTTGAGGTTGACGTTAATTTAGCATCAGGCGCATTCGGACGTGCTGCTGTCCCTTCTGGTGCGTCTACAGGCGAACACGAAGCGGTTGAGCTGCGCGATAAGGATGCCAACCGTTATTTGGGAAAAGGCGTTCAGAAAGCCGTTGAAAACGTCAACACTGTGATCGCTGCTGCCCTTGCGGGGGAAGATGTCTTTGCTCAGAACGAGATTGACACCGCTATGTGTGAACTTGACGGTACAGAGAACAAAAGTCGTCTCGGCGCGAACGCGATTTTAGGTGTTTCTTTGGCTGTCGCGAAAGCGGCGGCAGATGAAGTGGCACTCCCGCTCTATCGCTACATTGGCGGGTCAAATGCGAAAGAGCTTCCCTTGCCGATGATGAATATCCTGAATGGTGGTTCTCACGCTGATAACAACGTTGACATCCAAGAGTTTATGGTGATGCCAGCGGGAGCAGAGAGTTTCGCTGAGGCACTCCGCATGGGTGCCGAAATCTTTCACAGTCTCAAAGCGGTCTTACAGGCACGAAATTGTAATACCGCTGTCGGCGACGAAGGTGGGTTCGCGCCAGATTTAGGATCTAATGAGGAAGCCATCGCGGTGATCATTGAAGCCGTTGAACGTGCGGGTTATGTACCCGGTGACGATGTGCTTTTAGCATTGGATGCTGCCTCAAGTGAATTTTACAATCGAGATGCTGGTACTTATGAATTAAAAGCGGAGGTACAGCCAACTAAATCGCCTGAAGATATGGTTGCCTTTTACACGGGACTCTGTGAGAAATACCCAATCATCTCGATTGAAGATGGTATGGATGAAAACGATTGGGAAGGTTGGAAACATTTGACCGAGGCGATCGGCGATAAGGTTCAACTTGTTGGTGATGACCTGTTTGTTACCAATACGACTCGCTTGGCGCGAGGCATCGAAGAGCAGATCGGCAATTCTATCCTGATTAAAGTCAATCAAATCGGTACGTTGACAGAGACACTTGATGCCATTGAACTCGCACGGCGTTTCAACTACACAGCTGTTGTTTCACACCGATCGGGCGAAACCGAGGATACGACTATTTCTGATCTCGTTGTTGCAACGAACTCAGGACAGATAAAAACAGGATCGCTTTCCCGTACCGATCGGGTCTGTAAATATAACCAACTCCTCCGCATTGAAGAAGAGCTTGGAGATAGTGCTATCTTTGCTGGGGAGAAAGTCTTCTATAATTTGGCGGATCTCCGTTAA